The following DNA comes from Cedecea neteri.
CGGGTTACTCAACCCAATCGCTTCGCCATAGTTATAGCCCCAGGTCAGGCCGACGCTTGGGCAGCCGGCCGCCTGTGCAGCCTGAATGTCATTGCGGGAATCACCGACAAAAAGCAGCTCATCAGCCGCTAGCCCCAGCGCTTCCATGACTTTGTACAACGCTTCCGGGTGCGGCTTTTTCTCTTTCACATCGTCACCGCCGATGATGGTCTGGAAATAATGGGCGATGCCCAGATCTTCCAGCAGCGGCGTAACAAAAGGCGTAGGTTTGTTGGTAACCACGGCGAGCGGCAAGCCTTTCTCTTTCAGAGCAGCAAGCGTTGCGGCTACGCCCGGGAACAAGAAGCTCCCCTCTTCAACCGTTTCCGCATAGTAGCGATCGAACAGTTTGCGCGCCATATTCAGCTGCGCGAGGTCGGGCTCTTTATCCTTCAGCGACCACTTAAGCGCCCGCTGCATCATGATATCTGCGCCGTTACCAATCCAGGTGACAACGCGATCTTCACCTGCCACTGGCAGTTCAAGCGCATAAAGCGCCAGATCAACGGCCTGGCTGAGGCCAAGCGCCGTGTCGATGAGCGTGCCGTCGAGATCGAAAGCAATACCCCGAATTTTTTGAAACTTATCCATGACTTACCTTAGCCAGTTCAGAACGCATGCGATCAACAACCGCTTTATAATCAGGCTGGCCGAAAATCGCGGAACCCGCGACGAACATATCCGCGCCCGCTGCGGCGATTTCCGCAATGTTGTCGGCTT
Coding sequences within:
- a CDS encoding phosphoglycolate phosphatase, with the translated sequence MDKFQKIRGIAFDLDGTLIDTALGLSQAVDLALYALELPVAGEDRVVTWIGNGADIMMQRALKWSLKDKEPDLAQLNMARKLFDRYYAETVEEGSFLFPGVAATLAALKEKGLPLAVVTNKPTPFVTPLLEDLGIAHYFQTIIGGDDVKEKKPHPEALYKVMEALGLAADELLFVGDSRNDIQAAQAAGCPSVGLTWGYNYGEAIGLSNPDVVFDRFEDLLPAFGLPPLANQEAEHE